One genomic segment of Paraburkholderia caffeinilytica includes these proteins:
- a CDS encoding sugar kinase translates to MSNTNAALDVITYGEAMAMFVAAETGALAGVGQFTKRVAGADLNVAIGLSRLGFKVGWMSRVGNDSFGQYVRDTLTKEGIDQRCVTTDERYPTGFQLKSKSDDGSDPAIEYFRKGSAASHLSLADYAADYVLPARHLHLTGVAPAISASSCELAFHLAREMRAAGKTISFDPNLRPTLWPSRAAMVEGLNALAALADWVLPGIGEGGILTGYTQPDDIAQFYLDQGARGVIIKLGAEGAYFRTADDAAVIAGQPVAKVVDTVGAGDGFAVGVVSALLEGKTLPQAVARGNRIGALAIQVIGDSEGLPSRADLDALELADLPHVATAA, encoded by the coding sequence ATGAGCAACACAAACGCAGCACTCGACGTCATCACCTACGGCGAAGCGATGGCCATGTTCGTGGCCGCCGAAACCGGCGCGCTTGCCGGCGTCGGGCAGTTCACCAAGCGCGTCGCGGGCGCCGATCTGAATGTGGCGATCGGCCTGTCGCGATTGGGGTTCAAGGTGGGCTGGATGAGCCGCGTCGGCAACGATTCGTTCGGCCAGTACGTGCGCGACACGCTGACGAAAGAAGGCATCGACCAGCGCTGCGTGACCACCGACGAGCGCTACCCGACCGGTTTCCAGCTGAAGTCGAAAAGCGACGACGGCAGCGATCCGGCCATCGAGTACTTTCGTAAAGGCTCGGCGGCGAGCCACCTGTCGCTGGCCGACTACGCAGCCGATTACGTGCTGCCCGCGCGTCACTTGCATCTGACGGGCGTGGCGCCGGCGATCTCGGCCAGCTCGTGCGAACTCGCATTCCATCTGGCGCGCGAAATGCGTGCCGCCGGCAAGACCATTTCGTTCGACCCGAATCTGCGTCCGACGCTGTGGCCCTCGCGTGCCGCAATGGTCGAAGGCTTGAATGCGCTCGCGGCACTGGCCGACTGGGTGCTGCCCGGCATCGGCGAAGGCGGGATTCTGACCGGCTACACGCAGCCGGACGACATCGCACAGTTCTATCTCGACCAGGGCGCGCGCGGCGTGATCATCAAGCTCGGCGCAGAAGGCGCGTACTTCCGCACCGCCGACGATGCCGCTGTGATCGCCGGCCAACCGGTCGCGAAGGTGGTGGACACGGTCGGCGCGGGCGACGGCTTCGCCGTCGGCGTGGTCAGTGCGCTGCTCGAAGGCAAGACACTGCCGCAAGCGGTTGCGCGCGGCAACCGCATCGGCGCACTGGCGATCCAGGTGATCGGCGATTCGGAGGGCCTGCCGAGCCGTGCCGACCTCGACGCGCTCGAACTCGCCGACCTGCCGCACGTCGCAACGGCGGCCTGA
- a CDS encoding sugar phosphate isomerase/epimerase family protein, with protein MTDAVNVVIVASAFGMDAVRTHGHLKWAVASKQAGATGFEVRRELFADEADAAPQALHTLGQQIAELGLWSVYSTPASLYATDGKLDADALRVSIEEAVALGARFVKLQLGGFVTEANAAVIADCMRCADVRLVVENGQLAEGGSLEQFTGLFDALAREGHAGLLGMTFDIGNWTWRDVAPLDAAGPLAAHVEYIHCKTVVGEGARRFPAAPCAGDTQFAAVLDKLPRHVPRGIEFPFDANRIDGDAAHYVAWLAAA; from the coding sequence ATGACTGACGCAGTGAACGTGGTGATCGTCGCAAGCGCATTCGGGATGGACGCGGTTCGCACGCACGGCCATCTGAAGTGGGCCGTCGCGAGCAAACAGGCCGGCGCCACGGGTTTCGAAGTGCGTCGCGAGCTGTTCGCGGATGAAGCCGACGCCGCACCGCAGGCGTTGCACACGCTCGGCCAACAGATTGCGGAACTCGGGCTATGGTCGGTCTACTCGACGCCCGCGTCGCTGTACGCGACGGACGGCAAGCTTGACGCCGACGCACTGCGCGTCTCGATCGAAGAAGCGGTCGCCCTGGGCGCGCGCTTCGTGAAGCTTCAACTCGGCGGGTTTGTCACTGAGGCCAACGCCGCGGTGATCGCCGATTGCATGCGCTGCGCGGACGTACGGCTCGTCGTCGAAAACGGCCAGCTGGCTGAAGGCGGGTCGCTCGAACAATTCACCGGGCTGTTCGACGCGTTGGCGCGCGAAGGCCACGCCGGCCTGCTCGGCATGACCTTCGATATCGGCAACTGGACCTGGCGCGATGTCGCGCCGCTCGATGCCGCCGGGCCGTTGGCTGCGCATGTCGAGTACATCCATTGCAAGACGGTGGTGGGCGAGGGCGCACGGCGCTTTCCCGCCGCGCCGTGCGCCGGCGACACGCAGTTCGCCGCAGTGCTCGACAAGCTGCCGCGCCACGTGCCGCGCGGCATTGAATTTCCGTTCGATGCAAACCGTATCGACGGGGACGCGGCGCACTACGTCGCGTGGCTGGCCGCCGCGTAA
- a CDS encoding LysR family transcriptional regulator, with protein MTPDQLITFAAVAEHRNISRAAVALHLSQPAVSGQLRQLQDEFGEPLYLRDGRGVRLTPAGEQLASYATRLRDTWRQAHAYRDALRGLEQGTLRIGASTTPASYLLPYLIADFHRRYPDVTLHTADGNTTEIVGALGSVDIAMIEGPVGSDLPPDTAVHAWREDEIVAIMPRTHPLAVALAKTHGAGTAERGAAINGWRAELAAFGSHPLVLREAGSGVRQIVERAFARAGVPMRVALEIAGVEGVKEAVRAGMGIGFVSAMSMRHEDGALCLFSLSPEPLTRRLSILVPHASASSRVVEQFLALCLADGP; from the coding sequence ATGACCCCGGATCAACTTATAACGTTTGCCGCCGTCGCCGAGCATCGCAACATCAGCCGGGCGGCTGTGGCGCTGCATTTGTCGCAGCCGGCCGTGTCCGGACAATTGCGGCAGTTGCAGGACGAATTCGGCGAGCCGCTTTACCTGCGCGACGGGCGCGGCGTACGCCTGACCCCTGCCGGCGAGCAACTCGCCAGCTATGCGACCCGGCTGCGCGATACGTGGCGGCAGGCGCATGCGTATCGCGACGCGCTGCGCGGCCTCGAGCAAGGCACCTTGCGCATCGGTGCAAGCACCACGCCGGCAAGTTATCTGCTGCCGTACCTGATCGCCGATTTTCATCGGCGCTATCCCGACGTGACGCTGCATACCGCCGACGGCAACACCACGGAGATCGTCGGCGCGCTCGGCTCGGTGGATATCGCGATGATCGAAGGACCGGTCGGCTCGGATCTGCCGCCGGACACCGCAGTGCACGCGTGGCGCGAGGACGAGATCGTTGCGATCATGCCGCGCACGCATCCGCTGGCGGTGGCGCTGGCGAAGACGCATGGCGCGGGCACGGCAGAGCGCGGCGCGGCCATCAACGGCTGGCGGGCGGAACTGGCGGCGTTCGGCTCGCATCCGCTGGTGTTGCGCGAAGCCGGGTCGGGCGTGCGGCAGATCGTCGAGCGAGCCTTTGCCCGGGCGGGCGTGCCGATGCGCGTCGCGCTGGAGATCGCCGGGGTCGAAGGCGTCAAGGAGGCGGTGCGCGCAGGCATGGGCATCGGTTTCGTCTCGGCGATGTCGATGCGGCATGAGGACGGCGCGCTGTGCCTGTTTTCGTTGAGCCCGGAGCCGCTGACGCGGCGGCTGTCGATTCTGGTGCCTCACGCGAGCGCGTCGTCGCGGGTGGTCGAACAGTTCCTTGCGCTGTGCCTTGCGGATGGGCCTTGA
- a CDS encoding YeiH family protein — protein sequence MSTAHLTASAAPAGSSTRGQLNGILFVALFAAAVTRIASIPAIAGLGLSPLIVGIVAGAIYGNALRDGMPESWAAGVNFSARKLLRIAVAFFGLRVSLQEIAQVGLPGLAESVLIVVSTLAIGTWAGMKIMKLDRDTALLTAAGSAICGAAAVLAFESTLQSKPHKSAMAVGSVVLFGTLSMFLYPVLFKAGWLHLDTVGAGLFFGGTIHEVAQVVGAASNVSPEAAHIATIVKMTRVMLLVPVLLVVGMWVNRPARSAAASASAEDGKQRAPRKLAIPWFALGFLAFVVINSLHVLPESATSTLNMLDTFALTMAMTALGIETRIAQIRQAGPRALTTGFILYVWLIAGGLGITWTVQRLFG from the coding sequence ATGTCCACCGCTCATCTCACCGCTTCTGCCGCACCCGCCGGGTCATCCACCCGTGGCCAGCTCAACGGCATTCTGTTCGTCGCGCTGTTCGCCGCGGCCGTGACCCGCATCGCTTCGATTCCGGCCATCGCCGGCCTAGGCCTGAGCCCGCTGATCGTCGGCATCGTGGCGGGCGCCATTTACGGCAACGCGTTGCGCGACGGCATGCCCGAAAGCTGGGCAGCCGGCGTCAACTTCTCGGCGCGCAAACTCCTGCGCATCGCCGTGGCGTTTTTCGGACTGCGCGTCAGCCTGCAGGAAATCGCGCAGGTCGGCTTGCCCGGTCTCGCCGAATCGGTGCTGATCGTCGTGAGCACGCTGGCAATCGGCACGTGGGCCGGCATGAAAATCATGAAGCTCGACCGCGACACGGCGCTGCTCACCGCGGCGGGCAGCGCGATCTGCGGCGCGGCCGCCGTGCTCGCGTTCGAGTCGACGCTGCAGTCCAAGCCGCATAAGAGTGCGATGGCGGTGGGCAGCGTGGTGCTGTTCGGCACCCTCTCGATGTTCCTTTACCCGGTGCTGTTCAAGGCGGGCTGGCTGCATCTCGACACGGTCGGCGCGGGCCTGTTCTTCGGCGGCACGATTCACGAAGTGGCGCAGGTGGTCGGCGCGGCCAGCAACGTGAGCCCGGAAGCGGCCCACATCGCGACCATCGTCAAGATGACCCGCGTGATGCTGCTGGTGCCGGTGCTGCTGGTCGTCGGCATGTGGGTGAACCGCCCGGCACGCAGCGCAGCCGCCTCCGCGTCGGCCGAAGACGGCAAGCAACGCGCGCCGCGCAAGCTGGCGATTCCCTGGTTCGCGCTCGGATTCCTCGCCTTCGTCGTGATCAACTCGCTGCACGTTCTGCCCGAAAGCGCGACCAGCACGCTGAACATGCTCGACACCTTCGCGCTCACCATGGCCATGACCGCGCTCGGTATCGAAACCCGCATCGCGCAGATCCGTCAGGCCGGCCCTCGCGCATTGACCACCGGCTTCATCCTGTATGTGTGGTTGATCGCCGGCGGACTGGGTATCACATGGACTGTCCAGCGCCTGTTCGGCTAA
- a CDS encoding glutathione S-transferase, translating into MSLELYYWDGLQGRGEFVRLALEEAGADYVEVARGESSEGLGTNAMMALMKSRNEPHPPFAPPFLKDGDLVIAQTANILFYLGPRLNLAPSVESLRYVANGLQLTIADMVTEAHDTHHPLASALYYEDQKDAAKVRAHDFIDHRIPKFMTYFERVLKQNPAGDTFMVGDALTYVDLSMFQLIDGLLYAFPRALKRFGEHYPRLAALYDLVIGRPNIAAYLQSDRRIEHNEACIFRHYPELDKAAA; encoded by the coding sequence ATGAGCCTGGAACTTTACTATTGGGACGGCCTGCAAGGCCGCGGAGAATTCGTGCGGCTGGCGCTGGAAGAAGCCGGCGCGGACTATGTGGAAGTGGCGCGCGGCGAGTCGTCCGAGGGCCTTGGCACGAACGCGATGATGGCGCTGATGAAGAGCAGGAACGAACCCCATCCGCCGTTCGCGCCGCCGTTTCTGAAGGACGGCGATCTGGTGATCGCGCAAACCGCCAACATCCTGTTCTACCTCGGCCCAAGGCTCAATCTCGCGCCATCGGTTGAAAGCCTGCGCTACGTTGCCAACGGACTGCAGCTGACGATCGCCGACATGGTGACCGAAGCGCACGACACGCATCACCCGCTCGCCAGCGCGTTGTATTACGAAGACCAGAAAGACGCGGCCAAAGTGCGCGCGCACGACTTCATCGACCACCGGATTCCGAAGTTCATGACGTACTTCGAGCGCGTGCTGAAACAGAACCCGGCCGGCGACACGTTCATGGTGGGCGACGCGCTCACTTACGTCGACCTGTCGATGTTCCAGCTGATCGACGGTCTGCTGTACGCGTTTCCGCGCGCGCTCAAGCGTTTCGGCGAACACTATCCGCGCCTCGCGGCGTTGTACGACCTGGTGATCGGGCGGCCGAACATCGCCGCGTATCTCCAGTCCGACCGGCGCATCGAGCACAACGAAGCCTGCATCTTCCGGCACTACCCGGAACTCGACAAGGCGGCTGCTTGA
- a CDS encoding ClcB-like voltage-gated chloride channel protein, with product MLSFLLKLRTRAQTLFRLSDAHTMLVWSVVVGVAGAFATIAFREGIALLQLAVVGKSGSFVEMARSLPWTVRVWLPAAGGLIAGAFLLIAQRHVDKCNHIDYMEAVAIGDGVVPVKLSFWRSVSSLFTISSGGSIGREGPMVQLAALAASLIGRWVHFDPPRLRLLVACGAAAGITAAYSAPIAGAFFVTEIVLGSIVMESFGPVVVSAVVANITMREFTGYKPPYEMPVFPPVTGAEVLLFVALGLLCGAAAPQFLRLMDFSKANFRKLPVPLPIRLALGGLVVGILSVWTPEVWGNGYSVVNSILHSPWTWSALVLVLVFKVVATSATVGSGAIGGVFTPTLFVGAVVGSLFGLGMHALWPNGTSAPFAYAMVGMGAFLAGATQAPLMAILMIFEMTLSYQVVLPLMLSCVVAYFVSRAIGKTSMYEITLRRNQEEQERTRLRATQMRELIRPAETVVPPNATVQDMTRVFLEYPVKYLYVANESGAFLGVVALKDITSDLLDNLDTSAKTAADYLQSHFDVLTPDMPLGVALQHFMAFQGERLPVVESAEDPKLAGVVYKTSLLDAYFRMNPTR from the coding sequence GTGCTCTCATTCCTGCTGAAGCTGCGCACCCGCGCCCAAACCCTGTTCCGTCTGTCCGACGCCCATACGATGCTGGTCTGGTCGGTGGTGGTCGGCGTCGCGGGCGCGTTCGCGACGATTGCCTTTCGCGAGGGCATTGCGTTGCTGCAACTGGCGGTGGTCGGCAAGTCCGGCAGCTTCGTCGAAATGGCGCGCAGCTTGCCGTGGACGGTGCGCGTGTGGCTGCCCGCCGCAGGCGGCCTGATCGCCGGTGCGTTTCTGCTGATCGCGCAGCGTCACGTCGACAAGTGCAATCACATCGACTACATGGAAGCGGTCGCCATCGGCGACGGCGTGGTGCCGGTCAAGCTGAGCTTCTGGCGCAGCGTGTCGTCGCTATTCACGATTTCGAGCGGCGGCTCGATCGGCCGCGAAGGTCCGATGGTGCAACTGGCGGCGCTGGCCGCCTCCCTGATCGGCCGCTGGGTGCATTTCGATCCGCCGCGTCTGCGCCTGCTCGTTGCGTGCGGTGCGGCGGCCGGGATTACCGCCGCGTACAGCGCGCCGATTGCCGGCGCGTTTTTCGTCACCGAAATCGTGCTCGGCTCGATCGTGATGGAGAGCTTCGGGCCCGTGGTGGTGTCGGCGGTGGTCGCCAACATCACGATGCGCGAGTTCACCGGCTACAAGCCGCCGTACGAAATGCCGGTGTTTCCGCCGGTGACGGGTGCCGAAGTGCTGCTGTTCGTCGCGCTCGGACTGCTGTGCGGCGCGGCTGCGCCGCAGTTTCTGCGGCTGATGGACTTCTCGAAAGCGAACTTTCGCAAGCTGCCCGTGCCGCTGCCCATCCGGCTGGCGTTGGGCGGTCTGGTCGTCGGCATTCTGTCGGTGTGGACGCCCGAGGTGTGGGGCAACGGCTACAGCGTGGTCAACTCCATTCTGCATTCGCCGTGGACATGGAGCGCACTCGTCCTCGTGCTGGTGTTCAAAGTCGTCGCGACGTCCGCGACCGTGGGTTCAGGCGCGATCGGCGGGGTGTTCACGCCGACGCTCTTCGTCGGCGCTGTGGTCGGCTCGCTGTTCGGCCTCGGCATGCATGCGTTGTGGCCGAACGGCACCTCGGCGCCGTTCGCCTATGCGATGGTCGGCATGGGCGCGTTCCTGGCCGGCGCCACACAGGCGCCGCTGATGGCGATCCTGATGATCTTCGAAATGACGCTCAGCTATCAGGTGGTGCTGCCGCTGATGCTGTCGTGCGTGGTCGCGTATTTCGTGTCTCGCGCGATCGGCAAGACGTCCATGTACGAAATCACGCTGCGCCGCAATCAGGAGGAACAGGAGCGCACCCGTCTGCGCGCGACGCAGATGCGCGAGCTGATCCGTCCCGCCGAAACCGTCGTGCCGCCGAATGCGACCGTGCAGGACATGACGCGCGTGTTCCTCGAATATCCGGTGAAGTATCTGTACGTCGCCAACGAGTCCGGCGCGTTTCTCGGCGTGGTCGCGCTCAAGGACATCACCTCCGATCTGCTCGACAATCTCGACACGTCCGCGAAAACCGCCGCGGATTATCTGCAGTCGCATTTCGACGTGCTCACGCCGGACATGCCGCTCGGCGTTGCGTTGCAGCACTTCATGGCGTTTCAGGGAGAGCGCTTGCCGGTCGTCGAAAGCGCGGAGGATCCGAAGCTGGCGGGTGTGGTGTACAAGACTTCGTTGCTCGATGCGTACTTCCGCATGAATCCGACGCGCTAG
- a CDS encoding C45 family autoproteolytic acyltransferase/hydolase, producing the protein MSEPSLDAVRRDQAGWIFLHIEGEPYDRGEQHGQLLATEIQNAIRTARYLAKWDTGEDFDTFVEAAVSQFANKLDTEFADEIQGIADGAKLPFAEVLAWNGYMDLLQSWWPSHAAAQRPQLSLKPWRGRRGHHCSAFIATGNATRDGGIVMAHNSWDRYAAGDAFNVVFDIVPDRGNRILMQGLPGCISSLTDFWVTEAGLMVTETTISNFVGYNAAGAPEFYRSRRASQYANNIGEWCEMFAVANNGGYANSWLLGDTKTGEIARYELGLHYSGFESTKDGFYSGYNTATDLKIRNQECIGEGEDYTDVRKNGARRLRFMQLEEMHHGKIDAELAKEMIADHHDVYLDRNDNPCSRTICGHLELDDARFGGSDQGPFNPWGANDGKVVDSEMARKMAFTARWGHPCGRPFDAQAFMKRHPQWNWLNGYMRDRPSWPWTRFDVLR; encoded by the coding sequence ATGAGCGAACCGTCACTCGATGCCGTACGCCGCGACCAGGCGGGCTGGATTTTTCTGCATATCGAAGGCGAGCCGTACGATCGCGGCGAGCAGCACGGCCAGTTGCTCGCCACTGAAATCCAGAACGCGATTCGCACCGCCCGCTACCTGGCCAAATGGGACACCGGTGAAGACTTCGATACCTTCGTCGAAGCCGCCGTGTCCCAGTTCGCCAACAAGCTCGACACTGAATTCGCCGACGAAATCCAGGGCATCGCCGACGGCGCGAAGCTGCCGTTCGCCGAAGTGCTGGCCTGGAACGGCTACATGGATCTGCTGCAAAGCTGGTGGCCGAGCCACGCGGCGGCCCAGCGGCCGCAACTCAGCCTGAAACCGTGGCGCGGACGCCGCGGCCATCACTGCAGCGCTTTCATCGCCACCGGCAACGCCACCCGCGACGGCGGCATCGTGATGGCGCACAACTCGTGGGACCGCTACGCTGCGGGCGACGCGTTCAACGTCGTGTTCGACATCGTGCCCGATCGCGGCAACCGCATCCTGATGCAGGGCCTGCCGGGCTGCATTTCCAGCCTCACCGATTTCTGGGTCACCGAAGCCGGCCTGATGGTCACCGAAACCACCATCTCCAACTTCGTCGGCTACAACGCAGCGGGTGCGCCGGAGTTCTACCGGTCGCGGCGCGCGTCGCAGTATGCCAACAACATCGGCGAATGGTGCGAGATGTTCGCCGTCGCCAACAACGGCGGCTACGCGAACAGCTGGCTGCTCGGCGACACCAAGACCGGCGAGATCGCGCGCTACGAACTGGGACTGCACTATTCCGGTTTCGAGAGTACGAAAGATGGCTTCTATAGCGGCTACAACACCGCCACCGATCTGAAAATCCGCAACCAGGAATGCATCGGCGAAGGCGAAGACTATACGGACGTGCGCAAGAACGGCGCGCGCCGCTTGCGCTTCATGCAACTCGAGGAAATGCATCACGGCAAGATCGACGCCGAACTCGCGAAAGAGATGATCGCCGACCATCACGACGTTTATCTCGACCGTAACGACAACCCGTGCTCGCGCACCATCTGCGGACATCTGGAACTGGACGACGCGCGCTTCGGCGGTTCCGATCAAGGGCCGTTCAATCCGTGGGGCGCCAACGACGGCAAGGTGGTCGACAGCGAGATGGCGCGCAAGATGGCGTTCACCGCGCGCTGGGGACACCCATGCGGCCGGCCGTTCGACGCCCAGGCGTTCATGAAGCGCCACCCACAGTGGAACTGGCTCAACGGCTATATGCGCGACCGGCCGTCATGGCCGTGGACGCGGTTCGACGTGCTGCGCTAG
- a CDS encoding DUF2795 domain-containing protein, which yields MTASDIPGESIDLQIADVLREVRFPTYKDALVDAAREAGASNEVVSMLDGLPEQDYADVASVTRLVGGNYGPGLGA from the coding sequence ATGACGGCATCGGATATTCCCGGCGAATCGATTGATCTGCAGATCGCCGACGTTCTGCGCGAAGTCCGTTTCCCGACCTACAAGGACGCGCTCGTCGACGCCGCGCGCGAAGCCGGCGCGAGCAACGAAGTCGTGTCGATGCTCGACGGTTTGCCGGAGCAGGACTATGCCGACGTGGCGTCGGTTACGCGCCTCGTCGGCGGCAACTATGGGCCAGGTCTGGGGGCGTGA
- a CDS encoding LysR family transcriptional regulator, with the protein MNQLQSMRVFVKVADLGSFVRAAGALDLSTAVVTRHVADLEARLGTRLLNRTTRRLSLTESGTTYLERVRHILDDLDGVENMVVARNHEPVGTLRIVAPVVFGLHSLAPVVQSYAERYPDVMPDVTLADRHVDLVEEGFDVGILVARQMRSASIVTRRLTTGYMTVCATPAYLAQHGTPTRPEDLLKHPCLSRPAEQGGDEKVFTGPQGEVRVRPTNAIAANNTEMLRQFALLGMGVAILPSYLIGRDLASGRLVPLLGDYRLPQIEITIAYPSRLHLPAKVRTFIDHLVAHFQRADEHASDPRARMPRRAVAGSPAYADDLPVSALPGDAARPTLPVSRARIVASSPL; encoded by the coding sequence ATGAATCAATTGCAGTCGATGCGCGTATTCGTCAAGGTGGCCGATCTTGGCAGTTTTGTTCGGGCGGCTGGCGCGCTGGATCTGTCCACTGCCGTCGTCACGCGCCACGTCGCGGATCTGGAAGCGCGCCTTGGCACCCGGCTGCTCAATCGCACGACGCGCCGTCTCTCGCTGACCGAATCCGGTACGACTTATCTGGAGCGCGTGCGCCATATTCTCGACGACCTGGACGGTGTCGAGAACATGGTGGTGGCGCGCAATCACGAACCGGTCGGGACCCTGCGCATCGTCGCGCCGGTGGTGTTCGGGCTGCATAGCCTCGCGCCGGTGGTGCAGTCGTACGCCGAACGTTATCCGGACGTCATGCCTGACGTCACGCTGGCGGATCGTCACGTCGATCTGGTGGAAGAGGGGTTCGACGTCGGCATTCTGGTCGCGCGGCAGATGCGCAGCGCGAGCATCGTCACGCGGCGATTGACCACCGGCTATATGACGGTTTGCGCGACGCCCGCCTATCTGGCCCAGCACGGCACGCCGACCCGGCCGGAGGATCTGTTGAAGCATCCCTGTCTGAGCCGGCCCGCCGAGCAGGGCGGCGACGAGAAGGTGTTCACCGGACCACAGGGTGAAGTCCGCGTGAGGCCCACCAACGCGATTGCGGCGAACAACACCGAGATGCTGAGGCAGTTCGCCCTGCTGGGCATGGGCGTGGCGATTTTGCCGAGCTATCTGATCGGCCGCGATCTCGCGTCCGGGCGCCTTGTGCCGTTGCTCGGCGACTACCGTCTGCCGCAAATCGAAATCACGATTGCGTATCCGAGCCGCCTTCATTTGCCGGCGAAAGTGCGCACCTTTATCGATCATCTTGTCGCGCATTTCCAGCGTGCCGACGAGCACGCGAGCGATCCACGCGCGAGGATGCCGCGGCGCGCCGTGGCCGGTTCGCCGGCTTACGCCGACGACCTGCCGGTGTCCGCCCTGCCGGGCGACGCGGCGCGGCCGACGCTCCCGGTTTCACGTGCACGGATCGTGGCGTCGTCGCCGCTTTGA
- a CDS encoding TetR/AcrR family transcriptional regulator, protein MKRQRLTREQSKDQTRERLLDAGQAIFMKKGFVAASVEDIAGAAGYTRGAFYSNFRSKNELFLELLRRDHETMQAGLHAIFEDAVSREEMEARVLRYYSNLHRENKCFLMWVEAKLLAVRDGRFRIRFNAFMHEKLEQLAAYIREFSTRVGTPLPLPAETLAMGLMGLCDGVQFFYTVDPQNVPSEMAETVLAGFFARVVFGRDA, encoded by the coding sequence ATGAAACGGCAACGACTTACACGCGAGCAGAGCAAGGACCAGACGCGCGAGCGTCTGCTCGACGCTGGGCAAGCGATTTTTATGAAGAAAGGCTTTGTCGCGGCGAGTGTCGAAGACATCGCCGGGGCGGCGGGTTATACACGCGGCGCGTTCTATTCGAACTTCCGCAGCAAGAACGAGTTGTTCCTCGAACTACTGCGGCGCGACCACGAGACCATGCAGGCGGGCTTGCATGCCATCTTTGAGGACGCGGTTTCGCGCGAGGAGATGGAAGCACGCGTGCTGCGCTACTACAGCAACCTGCATCGCGAGAACAAGTGCTTCCTGATGTGGGTGGAAGCGAAGCTGCTCGCCGTGCGCGACGGCCGCTTCCGGATACGCTTCAACGCGTTCATGCACGAGAAGCTTGAACAGCTGGCCGCGTACATCCGCGAATTTTCGACGCGGGTCGGCACGCCGCTGCCGCTGCCGGCGGAGACGTTGGCGATGGGCTTGATGGGCTTGTGCGACGGCGTGCAGTTCTTCTACACGGTCGACCCGCAGAATGTGCCGTCGGAGATGGCCGAAACGGTACTGGCGGGGTTTTTCGCGCGCGTGGTGTTCGGGCGCGACGCGTAA
- a CDS encoding efflux RND transporter periplasmic adaptor subunit, whose product MRQQSHRHARSARLRRAAFALALAGIVTLAACSKKEAAAPAPRPVVAVAVHADGSATAAASLPGEVQARYSTPLSFRVGGKIVERRVRLGDTVKSGQIVARLDPADAQKNAASAQAQLEAAQHSLIYAKQQLDRDQAQAKENLIAPAQLEQTTNAYASAAAQRDQAAQQAALSKDQLQYTTLIADHAGVITAEQADTGQNVSAGQAVYNLAWSGDIDVVCDVPESALAALSVGQTAQVTLAALPGRSFNARVRELSPAADPQSRTYRARLTLDNPGPDVRLGMTADIALAAPSPASHSSAFTVPATALFHDGTQPAVWVVRAADNALELRRVTVTRYDERTIVIGQGLKDGERVVLQGVHTVSAGQKVQVIPPLHPEDFAS is encoded by the coding sequence ATGCGTCAGCAGTCCCATCGGCATGCCCGTTCCGCGCGCCTGCGCCGTGCGGCATTCGCCCTCGCGCTCGCCGGCATCGTCACGCTGGCCGCCTGTTCGAAGAAGGAAGCGGCCGCGCCCGCGCCGCGTCCGGTGGTCGCCGTCGCCGTGCATGCGGACGGCAGCGCGACGGCTGCGGCATCGTTGCCCGGTGAAGTGCAGGCGCGCTACTCCACTCCGCTGTCGTTTCGCGTCGGCGGCAAGATCGTCGAGCGGCGGGTACGCCTGGGCGACACCGTCAAGAGCGGGCAGATCGTCGCCCGGTTGGACCCGGCCGATGCGCAGAAGAATGCCGCCAGCGCGCAGGCTCAACTCGAAGCCGCGCAACATAGTCTGATCTATGCGAAGCAGCAGCTCGACCGCGACCAGGCACAGGCGAAAGAAAACCTGATTGCGCCCGCGCAGCTCGAACAGACCACCAATGCCTACGCGTCAGCCGCCGCGCAGCGCGACCAGGCCGCGCAGCAGGCGGCGTTGTCGAAAGACCAGTTGCAGTACACCACGCTCATTGCCGATCACGCCGGCGTGATCACCGCCGAACAGGCCGATACCGGTCAGAATGTGTCGGCGGGTCAAGCCGTCTACAACCTCGCATGGAGCGGCGATATCGACGTGGTCTGCGACGTGCCGGAAAGCGCGCTCGCCGCGCTCTCGGTCGGGCAGACCGCGCAGGTCACGCTGGCCGCACTGCCGGGCCGCAGCTTCAACGCGCGCGTGCGCGAACTGTCGCCCGCCGCCGATCCGCAAAGCCGCACTTACCGCGCCAGACTCACGCTCGACAATCCCGGCCCGGACGTGCGCCTCGGCATGACCGCCGACATCGCGCTCGCCGCACCGTCGCCCGCGAGCCACAGCAGCGCCTTCACCGTGCCGGCCACTGCCCTGTTCCACGACGGCACCCAGCCGGCCGTGTGGGTCGTGCGTGCCGCGGATAACGCGTTGGAACTGCGCCGTGTGACCGTCACGCGCTATGACGAGCGCACGATCGTGATCGGCCAGGGGCTCAAGGACGGAGAACGCGTCGTGCTGCAAGGCGTGCATACCGTGAGCGCCGGTCAAAAAGTCCAAGTGATCCCGCCGCTGCATCCCGAGGACTTCGCTTCATGA